From Nonlabens sp. Ci31, the proteins below share one genomic window:
- a CDS encoding thiamine pyrophosphate-dependent enzyme has translation MNKELLKKAYKNLTTAKAMTELYEENFKTVSKYVHATSRGHEVIQTALGMQLKPQDYAFPYYRDDAMLLSIGMKPYDLMLQLLAKKEDPFSGGRTYYSHPSLRDDDKPKIPHQSSATGMQAIPATGVALGFHYKESLTVEQQEKIKENASSSDSAALSLSKSREHLNTDDSNSIVVCSLGDASVTEGEIAEAFQMAALKQLPILYLVQDNGWDISANAEETRAQNAAEYAAGFHGIEAISIDGTDFEESYNTLNEVIEKIRTERRPFLVHATVPLLNHHTSGVRMEFYRDDLEEARSRDPYPRLRQLLFDNGFSEQDVDGYDAFAKAEVKKALDLALQQPDPEPADLFTNDFAPTPITEEKGERSPAGAEKVVMVDCALFAIEELMRKHPECLLYGQDVGSRLGGVFREAATLAQKFGDNRVFNTPIQEAFIVGSTVGMSAVGLKPIVEVQFADYIWPGLNQLFTEVSRSCYLSNGKWPVSMILRVPIGAYGSGGPYHSSSMESVVSNIRGLKIAYPSNGADLKGLLKAAYYDPNPVVIFEHKGLYWSKVKGTKGATSVQPSEDYVLPFGKAWVLQEIWKKEEEETLSIITYGMGVHWAMNATAELGLQDRVEIVDLRTLHPLDYETVFASVKKCGKCLVVTEEPSDNSFSRGLQGRIQEECFKYIDAPVMVIGSENMPAIPLNSILEETMIPSTEKVKAKIEEILSY, from the coding sequence ATGAATAAGGAACTACTCAAAAAAGCCTACAAAAACCTAACCACTGCTAAAGCAATGACGGAACTCTACGAAGAAAACTTTAAAACAGTTTCTAAGTACGTTCACGCGACCAGTCGCGGTCATGAAGTGATTCAGACAGCATTAGGTATGCAGTTAAAGCCTCAAGATTATGCGTTTCCATATTACCGAGATGACGCGATGTTGTTGTCTATAGGCATGAAGCCATATGATTTGATGTTGCAACTACTGGCTAAGAAAGAGGACCCTTTTTCTGGTGGTCGTACCTATTACTCGCATCCATCTTTAAGGGATGATGACAAGCCTAAAATTCCTCATCAGTCTAGTGCTACAGGAATGCAAGCTATTCCTGCGACTGGAGTGGCGTTAGGTTTTCATTATAAAGAAAGTCTAACAGTAGAGCAGCAAGAAAAAATAAAAGAAAATGCCAGCTCGAGCGATAGTGCTGCTTTGAGCTTGTCGAAGAGTCGAGAACATTTAAATACGGATGATTCAAATTCAATAGTAGTTTGTTCTCTAGGTGACGCGTCTGTTACAGAAGGTGAGATTGCAGAGGCTTTTCAAATGGCTGCTTTAAAGCAATTGCCTATTCTCTATTTAGTACAAGATAACGGCTGGGATATCAGTGCCAATGCTGAAGAGACACGTGCTCAAAATGCGGCCGAATATGCCGCTGGATTCCATGGAATAGAGGCGATTTCTATAGATGGGACTGATTTTGAAGAAAGCTATAATACCTTAAATGAGGTGATTGAGAAAATAAGAACAGAGCGTAGACCATTTTTGGTTCATGCAACAGTTCCCTTATTAAATCATCATACGAGTGGCGTGCGTATGGAGTTTTACCGCGATGATTTGGAAGAGGCGAGAAGCCGTGATCCATATCCGCGTTTGAGACAGTTATTGTTTGATAATGGTTTTAGTGAGCAGGATGTGGATGGTTATGACGCTTTCGCGAAAGCGGAAGTAAAAAAAGCCCTAGACTTAGCTTTACAACAACCCGATCCAGAACCAGCCGATTTATTTACAAACGATTTTGCGCCAACACCAATTACCGAAGAAAAAGGAGAACGCTCTCCAGCAGGGGCAGAGAAAGTGGTCATGGTAGATTGTGCCCTATTTGCCATAGAGGAATTGATGAGAAAACACCCAGAATGCTTGCTCTACGGACAAGATGTAGGTAGCAGATTAGGCGGTGTTTTTAGAGAAGCAGCAACCTTAGCTCAAAAGTTTGGTGATAATAGAGTATTCAACACCCCTATTCAAGAAGCATTTATCGTGGGAAGTACGGTAGGAATGAGTGCTGTAGGATTAAAACCGATTGTAGAAGTGCAGTTTGCCGATTACATCTGGCCTGGATTGAACCAGTTGTTTACCGAAGTGTCTCGTTCTTGCTATTTAAGTAATGGAAAATGGCCAGTATCTATGATATTGCGCGTGCCAATAGGAGCATACGGCTCTGGCGGTCCTTACCATTCCAGTTCTATGGAAAGTGTAGTTTCTAACATAAGAGGTTTAAAAATTGCATATCCATCAAACGGCGCCGATTTAAAAGGACTCCTGAAAGCGGCCTATTACGACCCAAATCCAGTAGTGATTTTTGAACACAAAGGATTGTACTGGTCCAAAGTAAAAGGTACCAAAGGAGCGACAAGTGTCCAGCCTAGTGAGGATTATGTATTGCCTTTTGGCAAAGCTTGGGTTTTACAGGAGATTTGGAAAAAAGAAGAAGAAGAAACCTTGTCGATTATCACTTACGGAATGGGTGTGCATTGGGCAATGAATGCCACTGCCGAGCTTGGTTTACAAGATCGAGTAGAAATTGTAGATTTAAGAACCTTACACCCGCTGGATTATGAGACGGTTTTTGCGAGTGTGAAGAAATGTGGAAAATGTCTGGTAGTCACTGAGGAGCCCAGCGATAATAGTTTTTCTCGAGGTTTACAAGGTCGCATTCAAGAAGAATGTTTTAAATACATCGATGCGCCAGTAATGGTTATAGGTTCTGAAAATATGCCAGCGATTCCATTGAATTCTATTTTAGAAGAAACGATGATTCCTAGTACAGAGAAAGTAAAAGCTAAAATTGAGGAGATCTTGAGTTATTAA